One segment of uncultured Fibrobacter sp. DNA contains the following:
- the orn gene encoding oligoribonuclease, protein MKSAPNLVWMDLEMSGLEPERDVILEIATIVTDPNLNILAEGPVLAIHQTENVFEGMDDWNKRHHTQSGLVERCRKSTLSMADADKMTLDFIKPFTTERGNVLCGNSITQDRRFLYKYMPLLSGWLNYRNIDVSSIKELSFRWYPTLPEFEKMEKHQALDDIRESIAELEYYRKTIFKTSL, encoded by the coding sequence ATTAAAAGTGCACCGAACCTCGTCTGGATGGATCTCGAAATGTCGGGACTGGAGCCGGAGAGGGATGTCATTCTCGAAATTGCGACAATCGTTACCGACCCGAACCTGAATATCTTGGCAGAAGGGCCAGTCCTCGCAATTCACCAGACCGAAAACGTTTTTGAAGGCATGGACGACTGGAACAAGCGTCACCACACCCAGAGCGGGCTCGTGGAACGCTGCCGGAAGTCAACGCTCTCTATGGCAGATGCCGACAAGATGACGCTTGACTTTATCAAGCCCTTTACCACCGAACGCGGGAACGTGCTGTGCGGAAATTCCATTACGCAGGACAGGCGCTTTCTGTACAAGTACATGCCGCTCCTTTCGGGCTGGCTCAACTACCGCAACATCGACGTGAGTTCCATCAAGGAGCTTTCGTTCCGCTGGTACCCCACGCTCCCCGAATTCGAGAAGATGGAAAAGCACCAGGCCCTGGACGACATCCGCGAAAGCATCGCCGAGCTCGAATACTACCGCAAGACGATTTTCAAGACAAGCTTATAA
- a CDS encoding long-chain fatty acid--CoA ligase yields MGNYRYTSLAQMFFTRCEREDFPGWYYRHCEKWVYYPRQQLRRHTQLLALALRECGLKAGGSVGIIANSCPEWIMTDVATQLNHAHVVPLFPDISPENFNFQCDESNVKILLVNDVSELDLALRDLLPRFNTVVCIDSLSELPPNGIYWNELIEKGEKLSRQEESSFWLHSQLESISLDDVFSVIYTSGSTGRPKGVPLTHRNMISQLQVIKSDFLYVKKSYDTALVILPIAHVFERMALYYYLYCGIKVYFADSPKNVARLARDVHPTVMTVVPRILERVYESMTAAGERSWGLRRWFIDQAIQFAMVEKSKCLFYPLHFVYDKYVYSQMRKAVGGRLRMVICGGGALNKSICRFLMNVGIPVFEGYGLTECSPVVCVNKPGLVRPGSVGHPLSHLQVKIGEDNEVLVKGDSVFGGYINMPELNQKLFTDDGFFRTGDQGYFDKDGYLFLTGRLKELLKTSTGKYVSPNPIEMELNRHPLIEQALVIANNRKFVSALIFLNAENAKRFLKRAEVDFKMGKALESKRVHEAINRQIERVNKKLNYWERIKKWTLIGDNLSVKPGLLTPTLKIRRKVAEERYADLIERMYE; encoded by the coding sequence ATGGGAAACTATCGCTACACATCACTTGCGCAGATGTTTTTTACACGCTGTGAAAGAGAAGACTTTCCTGGCTGGTATTATCGTCATTGCGAAAAATGGGTTTACTACCCCAGACAGCAGTTGCGTAGGCATACGCAGTTGCTTGCGCTTGCGTTAAGGGAATGTGGGCTCAAGGCCGGCGGAAGTGTCGGAATCATTGCGAATAGCTGCCCGGAATGGATCATGACCGATGTGGCGACCCAGCTGAACCATGCGCATGTGGTCCCCCTGTTCCCCGATATTTCTCCGGAAAACTTCAATTTTCAGTGTGATGAATCGAATGTCAAAATTTTGCTCGTCAACGACGTCAGTGAACTGGACTTGGCCCTTCGCGATCTGTTGCCCAGGTTTAATACGGTTGTCTGTATCGATTCTTTGTCGGAACTCCCTCCGAACGGAATTTATTGGAACGAATTGATTGAAAAGGGCGAAAAGCTGTCGCGTCAGGAGGAATCCTCGTTCTGGCTACATTCTCAGCTTGAATCGATTTCTCTCGATGACGTGTTTTCTGTAATTTACACAAGCGGGTCGACGGGGCGTCCGAAGGGCGTTCCCCTGACGCACCGCAACATGATTTCGCAGCTGCAGGTTATTAAAAGCGATTTCCTTTATGTCAAAAAATCCTACGACACTGCTCTGGTGATTTTGCCCATTGCGCACGTGTTCGAACGGATGGCGCTGTATTATTATCTCTATTGCGGAATAAAGGTCTATTTTGCGGATTCTCCCAAGAACGTGGCAAGGCTAGCCCGTGATGTGCACCCGACGGTAATGACGGTGGTTCCTCGAATCCTTGAACGTGTGTACGAAAGCATGACCGCCGCAGGGGAGCGCTCGTGGGGATTGCGCCGCTGGTTTATCGATCAGGCCATCCAGTTTGCCATGGTCGAAAAGTCAAAATGTCTTTTTTACCCGTTGCATTTCGTTTACGACAAGTACGTGTATTCCCAGATGCGTAAGGCGGTGGGCGGGCGCCTACGTATGGTTATTTGTGGCGGAGGCGCGTTGAACAAGTCCATTTGCCGTTTTTTGATGAACGTGGGAATCCCCGTTTTCGAAGGCTACGGACTCACGGAATGTTCGCCTGTCGTGTGCGTGAACAAGCCGGGGCTCGTGCGTCCCGGGAGTGTGGGGCATCCTCTTTCGCACCTGCAGGTAAAAATCGGCGAAGATAACGAGGTGCTTGTCAAGGGCGACAGCGTGTTTGGCGGCTATATCAATATGCCGGAACTCAACCAGAAACTTTTTACCGACGATGGCTTTTTTAGGACGGGAGATCAGGGGTATTTCGACAAGGACGGCTATTTGTTCTTGACGGGGCGCCTCAAGGAACTCCTGAAAACGAGTACCGGCAAGTACGTGAGCCCGAACCCGATTGAAATGGAACTGAACCGCCATCCGCTTATCGAACAGGCACTCGTCATTGCGAACAACCGAAAGTTTGTCTCTGCCTTGATCTTCTTGAATGCGGAAAACGCGAAGCGGTTCCTAAAAAGGGCCGAGGTAGATTTCAAGATGGGGAAGGCGCTGGAATCGAAACGAGTCCACGAAGCGATCAACCGCCAGATTGAACGCGTGAACAAGAAGCTGAATTACTGGGAACGCATCAAGAAATGGACCCTGATAGGCGATAATTTGTCTGTTAAGCCCGGTCTTTTGACTCCCACACTCAAAATTCGCCGTAAAGTTGCCGAAGAACGCTACGCGGACCTCATCGAACGGATGTACGAGTAA
- the sstT gene encoding serine/threonine transporter SstT, which translates to MFKKVVRIYNNTRLDIRIGIAIVIGSLLGFFLPGQTWISEIGILFVGAMKGIAPVLVFILILNALASGKTSLDRRTGKVIGFYLASTVLASITAIAASFLFPQNMNLVQSASATARLPSGIGDVLNNLLIRAVSNPFEAITQANYIGILVWAIVFGIAIKIHAGDETKNILKDAAKAVTAIVRWIINLAPFGIMSLLFTSISTNGIGIFKTYGALIALIAGSMFFTVFVIAPAVVSFALRRDPYPLVIHCIKESGLTALFTRSSAANIPVNMELCERLKLDREFYSVSIPLGATINMNGAAITIAIMTLAAAHTMGVSVDFPTAITLCIVSTIGACGASGIAGGSLFLIPMSCSFLGISNDVAMQVVGVGFIIGVIQDSLETALNSSTDVMYTAAAEYGEWISEGKPLPRRFK; encoded by the coding sequence ATGTTCAAGAAAGTCGTAAGAATATACAACAACACCCGACTGGACATCCGTATCGGCATCGCCATCGTCATCGGGTCCTTACTCGGATTTTTCCTCCCCGGCCAGACTTGGATTAGCGAAATCGGCATCTTGTTCGTGGGAGCCATGAAAGGTATCGCCCCCGTCCTCGTGTTCATATTGATCCTGAACGCCCTGGCTTCCGGTAAGACAAGCCTTGACCGGCGTACCGGTAAAGTCATCGGATTCTACCTGGCAAGCACGGTACTCGCCTCGATTACGGCAATAGCAGCAAGTTTCCTTTTTCCGCAGAACATGAACCTTGTACAAAGTGCCTCGGCAACGGCACGCCTTCCGTCGGGCATTGGCGATGTCTTGAACAACCTGCTTATTCGTGCCGTTTCAAACCCCTTCGAAGCCATTACACAGGCAAACTACATCGGCATTTTGGTGTGGGCCATTGTATTCGGTATTGCCATTAAGATTCATGCGGGAGATGAAACCAAGAATATTCTGAAGGATGCAGCCAAGGCCGTAACGGCGATTGTCCGCTGGATTATCAACCTTGCCCCGTTTGGCATCATGAGCCTTCTGTTTACCTCGATTTCTACAAACGGTATAGGCATTTTCAAGACTTACGGCGCCCTTATCGCCCTTATTGCGGGCTCCATGTTCTTTACGGTTTTCGTGATCGCACCGGCGGTCGTAAGCTTTGCGCTTCGCCGCGACCCCTATCCGCTGGTGATCCACTGCATCAAGGAAAGCGGACTTACGGCTCTCTTTACCAGAAGTTCAGCAGCAAACATCCCCGTAAACATGGAACTCTGCGAAAGGCTGAAACTTGACCGCGAATTTTACTCGGTCTCGATTCCCCTGGGGGCAACCATCAACATGAACGGAGCGGCAATTACAATCGCCATCATGACGCTTGCCGCAGCGCATACCATGGGTGTTTCCGTCGACTTTCCGACTGCCATTACGCTATGCATCGTTTCGACCATTGGCGCATGCGGTGCTAGCGGCATTGCCGGCGGTTCACTGTTCCTGATTCCCATGTCCTGTTCTTTCCTCGGGATTTCAAACGACGTTGCCATGCAAGTGGTTGGCGTAGGCTTTATTATCGGAGTCATTCAGGACAGCCTTGAAACGGCACTCAACTCCTCCACCGACGTGATGTACACGGCAGCCGCAGAATACGGAGAATGGATTTCCGAAGGGAAACCGCTCCCCAGAAGATTTAAGTAA
- a CDS encoding penicillin-binding transpeptidase domain-containing protein — protein sequence MDFNSYQPPKYQPHKRLPYAVRIRNRIIVFAVFMGICALMGTCIFGEKEAPKQPAEKADEYVEEQESPVTNDVTTQAEQVAPETGAPKTELFPKADSEDIANMQANVAAAVAPTEMPPEVEVIDSTHIKAQADVFMAEKIDNLLRRFRPEYAVILMVDPKTNEIIAWGERRDNRVQEKPDYFIKNTFPAASLAKTITIAAAMESNRYSLTSQIPMIGASHTLYRNQLRVKEGFKGPFIEMQDAYAKSANPPLALIGMNVGADRLKSAAKKLGYNMNFPAGLPGRSVYAPPDTGYGLAEASCGFTEATTLTPLLAAAQVRSILMKQPLEIPWAKNLDGYAPKSRIALEVGKFTENTYYGLREAMVRSVTNGTARKNISTRHMARKNYAALTIGGKTGSLDGHDPYGRYEWFMGFAQSKENPGKAVVLVIMQVHDLQGVRSQPATQVAAMLFNYWAHQNLPKQGK from the coding sequence ATGGACTTCAACAGTTACCAGCCACCCAAATACCAACCGCACAAGCGGCTCCCCTACGCCGTCAGAATTCGCAACAGAATTATTGTTTTCGCCGTTTTTATGGGCATTTGCGCCCTGATGGGAACTTGTATCTTTGGCGAGAAAGAAGCGCCGAAACAACCGGCAGAAAAGGCCGACGAATATGTAGAAGAACAGGAGTCCCCGGTCACAAACGACGTTACAACGCAGGCCGAGCAGGTTGCACCAGAAACGGGAGCGCCCAAAACAGAACTTTTCCCCAAGGCCGACTCCGAGGATATCGCGAACATGCAGGCAAATGTTGCCGCAGCCGTTGCCCCGACCGAAATGCCGCCAGAAGTGGAAGTAATCGACAGTACGCACATCAAGGCGCAGGCCGACGTGTTCATGGCCGAAAAGATCGACAACCTGCTTCGCCGTTTCCGCCCCGAGTACGCAGTCATCTTGATGGTGGACCCGAAGACAAACGAAATTATCGCCTGGGGTGAACGCCGCGACAACCGTGTGCAGGAAAAGCCCGACTATTTCATCAAGAACACCTTCCCGGCAGCCTCGCTTGCAAAGACGATTACGATTGCCGCTGCCATGGAAAGCAACCGCTACTCGCTCACGAGCCAGATTCCGATGATTGGCGCTAGCCACACCCTCTACAGGAACCAGCTGCGCGTGAAGGAAGGATTCAAGGGGCCGTTTATCGAGATGCAGGACGCCTACGCGAAGTCCGCCAACCCGCCGCTTGCGCTGATCGGTATGAACGTGGGTGCAGACCGCCTGAAATCGGCCGCCAAGAAACTCGGCTACAATATGAACTTCCCCGCCGGACTCCCCGGACGCTCCGTATACGCTCCGCCCGATACCGGCTACGGCCTTGCCGAGGCAAGCTGCGGATTCACCGAAGCGACGACTCTCACGCCGCTCCTTGCCGCAGCCCAGGTCCGTTCGATTCTCATGAAGCAGCCGCTTGAAATCCCATGGGCAAAGAACCTCGACGGCTACGCCCCCAAATCACGCATCGCACTTGAAGTCGGCAAGTTCACCGAGAACACCTACTACGGGCTCCGCGAGGCGATGGTACGCAGCGTAACCAACGGAACTGCCCGCAAGAACATTTCGACCAGACATATGGCCCGCAAGAACTACGCCGCCCTGACGATCGGCGGAAAAACGGGTTCGCTCGACGGACACGACCCTTACGGACGCTACGAATGGTTCATGGGCTTTGCACAGTCCAAGGAAAATCCGGGCAAGGCGGTCGTGCTTGTAATTATGCAGGTGCACGACTTGCAGGGCGTACGTTCGCAACCGGCTACGCAGGTCGCCGCGATGCTGTTTAACTACTGGGCTCATCAGAATCTCCCTAAACAAGGAAAGTAA